The Streptomyces sp. NBC_00224 genome has a window encoding:
- a CDS encoding 2-aminoethylphosphonate ABC transporter permease subunit encodes MAELRTPSGARDGDTCGSAARARPATDGPQSKDRHVGAATGREAGSRRAVPPLAWALPPVLALGLVFLYPLGLVVKQSFTPDGGDGLSLAPYRDVFASAAFRDALTTTVWLAAGATAGCLVLGFVLALVIAFVPFPGGKAVARFIDVFLSFPSFLITLALLFLYGTVGMANGLWTDVTGAHTGPFQFLTTPWGVLLAEITYFTPFVMRPLLAAFSQLDTAQLEVASSLGARPARIVRQVVLPEALPALAAGGSLVLVMCLNEFGIVLFTGAKGVTTLPMLVYSKAILESDYPAACVVAVVNIAISVGLYGLYRVVSRRVGA; translated from the coding sequence ATGGCTGAGCTGCGAACCCCCTCAGGGGCGCGGGACGGTGACACCTGCGGCTCCGCCGCGCGGGCGCGACCAGCCACGGACGGTCCGCAGTCGAAGGACCGCCATGTCGGCGCGGCGACCGGCCGCGAGGCCGGGTCCCGGCGGGCGGTGCCGCCCTTGGCGTGGGCACTCCCCCCCGTCCTCGCCCTCGGGCTCGTCTTCCTCTATCCCCTCGGGCTCGTCGTCAAGCAGTCGTTCACCCCGGACGGGGGTGACGGGCTCTCGCTCGCGCCCTACCGGGACGTGTTCGCCTCCGCCGCGTTCCGGGACGCGCTCACGACCACGGTGTGGCTCGCGGCGGGGGCCACGGCCGGGTGTCTGGTGCTGGGGTTCGTGCTCGCGCTGGTCATCGCGTTCGTACCGTTCCCCGGCGGAAAGGCCGTCGCCCGGTTCATCGACGTGTTCCTCTCCTTCCCGTCCTTCCTCATCACGCTCGCGCTGCTCTTCCTCTACGGCACCGTCGGCATGGCCAACGGGCTGTGGACGGACGTCACCGGCGCGCACACGGGGCCGTTCCAGTTCCTCACCACCCCCTGGGGCGTACTCCTCGCGGAGATCACGTACTTCACGCCCTTCGTGATGCGCCCGCTGCTCGCCGCGTTCTCGCAGCTCGACACCGCACAGCTGGAGGTCGCCTCCTCGCTGGGCGCCCGGCCCGCCAGGATCGTGCGGCAGGTCGTACTGCCCGAGGCGCTGCCCGCGCTCGCGGCCGGCGGCTCGCTCGTCCTCGTGATGTGCCTCAACGAATTCGGCATCGTGCTCTTCACCGGCGCGAAAGGGGTCACCACCCTCCCCATGCTCGTCTACAGCAAGGCGATCCTGGAGTCCGACTACCCGGCCGCCTGCGTCGTCGCCGTCGTCAACATCGCGATCTCCGTGGGCCTGTACGGCCTCTACCGGGTGGTGAGCCGACGTGTTGGTGCATAG
- a CDS encoding Gfo/Idh/MocA family oxidoreductase — translation MNARTDTDFRAGTDLRVGLVGYGLAGSVFHAPLIAATEGLTLDTVVTSSPERREQARAEHGDGLRFAASPDELFDAGLDLVVIASPNKTHVPIATGALKAGIPVVVDKPLAGTAAEARGLAALAEERGLLLSVFQNRRWDNDFLTLRALMASGELGEIQRFESRFERWRPQPKGGWRESGDPAEIGGLLYDLGSHLVDQALVLFGPALRVYAEADVRRPGAQADDDTFIAITHAGGVRSHLYVSATTAQLGPRFRVLGSAAGYVKYGLDPQESALREGRRPGDGEPWGLEPEGMWGRVGSGESPLTGGGRPTPTLPGDYPAYYTAIAAALREGGEPPVTAHEAAAALDVLEAARRSAREGVTVEVAL, via the coding sequence ATGAACGCTCGTACGGACACTGACTTCCGCGCCGGAACCGACCTCCGCGTCGGACTCGTGGGCTACGGCCTGGCGGGATCCGTCTTCCACGCCCCGCTGATCGCCGCGACCGAGGGGCTCACCCTCGACACGGTCGTCACGTCCAGCCCCGAGCGCCGCGAGCAGGCCCGCGCCGAGCACGGCGACGGGCTGCGGTTCGCCGCCTCCCCCGACGAGCTCTTCGACGCCGGTCTCGACCTCGTCGTGATCGCCTCCCCGAACAAGACGCATGTGCCGATCGCCACCGGCGCCCTCAAGGCCGGGATCCCGGTCGTCGTCGACAAGCCGCTCGCGGGCACGGCCGCCGAGGCGCGCGGCCTCGCCGCCCTCGCCGAGGAGCGCGGCCTGCTGCTCTCGGTCTTCCAGAACCGCCGCTGGGACAACGACTTCCTGACCCTGCGCGCGCTCATGGCGTCCGGCGAGCTCGGCGAGATCCAGCGCTTCGAGTCCCGCTTCGAGCGCTGGCGCCCGCAGCCCAAGGGCGGCTGGCGCGAGTCGGGCGACCCGGCGGAGATCGGCGGCCTGCTGTACGACCTGGGCAGCCACCTCGTCGACCAGGCCCTGGTCCTGTTCGGCCCGGCGCTGCGGGTGTACGCGGAGGCCGACGTACGCCGCCCTGGCGCCCAGGCCGACGACGACACCTTCATCGCGATCACCCACGCGGGCGGCGTGCGCTCGCACCTGTACGTGAGCGCGACGACGGCCCAACTGGGCCCCCGCTTCCGGGTGCTCGGCTCCGCCGCGGGCTACGTCAAGTACGGCCTCGACCCCCAGGAGTCCGCCCTGCGCGAGGGCAGGCGGCCGGGCGACGGCGAGCCGTGGGGCCTGGAGCCGGAGGGGATGTGGGGCCGCGTCGGCTCCGGGGAGTCCCCGCTGACCGGCGGCGGCCGCCCCACCCCGACCCTGCCGGGCGACTACCCCGCGTACTACACGGCGATCGCCGCCGCCCTGCGCGAGGGCGGCGAGCCGCCGGTCACCGCGCACGAGGCCGCGGCGGCCCTCGACGTCCTGGAGGCGGCGCGCAGGTCCGCGCGCGAGGGCGTCACGGTGGAGGTGGCGCTGTGA
- a CDS encoding GntR family transcriptional regulator, producing MDYPNDQAPGAPIRSGIPEHGRIPKYYAVKAQVAALIDELGEGGLLPTERDLAERYEVARETVRQALRELLLEGRLRRQGRGTVVAGPKLEQPLSLASYTEGVRRQGRRPGRHLISLDRFPCPPALAAETGLERGEPVWHMERVLLADDERMGLESTYVAVARVPRLDSEFTPDSSFYAYLHDRLCIAFGDADERIETVLATPREALLIGTPPALPMLLIHRVSRDTAGLPLERVRTLYRGDRFSFTTHLGNRGD from the coding sequence GTGGACTACCCGAACGACCAAGCCCCCGGTGCCCCCATTCGGTCCGGCATCCCGGAACACGGGCGTATTCCCAAGTATTACGCCGTGAAGGCCCAAGTGGCCGCGTTGATCGATGAGTTGGGGGAGGGTGGGCTGCTGCCCACCGAGCGAGATCTCGCCGAGCGGTACGAGGTCGCCCGTGAGACCGTGCGGCAGGCGCTGCGTGAGCTGCTGCTCGAAGGGCGGCTGCGGCGGCAGGGGCGCGGCACCGTCGTCGCCGGGCCCAAGCTGGAGCAGCCGCTCTCGCTCGCGAGCTATACGGAAGGCGTACGCAGGCAGGGGCGGCGGCCCGGACGTCATCTCATCTCGCTCGACCGGTTCCCCTGCCCGCCCGCGCTCGCCGCCGAGACCGGTCTTGAGCGTGGCGAGCCCGTCTGGCACATGGAGCGCGTGCTGCTCGCGGACGACGAGCGCATGGGGCTGGAGAGCACATACGTCGCCGTGGCCCGAGTGCCGCGCCTGGACAGCGAGTTCACCCCGGACTCCTCCTTCTACGCCTACCTCCACGACCGGCTCTGCATCGCCTTCGGGGACGCCGACGAGCGCATCGAGACCGTCCTCGCCACCCCGCGCGAGGCCCTGCTGATCGGCACCCCGCCCGCGCTCCCCATGCTGCTGATCCACCGCGTCTCGCGCGACACCGCCGGGCTGCCCCTGGAACGCGTACGCACCCTCTACCGGGGCGACCGGTTCTCCTTCACCACCCACCTCGGGAACAGAGGCGATTGA
- a CDS encoding TIGR03364 family FAD-dependent oxidoreductase, which produces MRVIVVGAGVVGTMHAWHAVERGHEVVQIERESEARGASLRNFGQIWVSGRAGGEELDTALRARELWEGIGERVPGLGFRACGSLTPVRNDLELAVAEAALAREDAAARGYKLLTADEARALNPALRGDFVAALWCERDAAVEPRTAQLALKDELLRSGRYTFLGGREVREVIGQNAVRDDHGDVHTGDAVVLCTGAWLGGLVRELVPDLPVRRVRLQMMQTEPLGEPLTTSVADADSFRYYPAYAGEALDALNAGQAQDPTAAAHKMQLLMVQRADGGLTIGDTHEYEHPFAFDVTEEPYEHLTRVVESFLGRPLPKIRHRWAGVYAQCTDTSRVVHRQQVRDGVWLVTGPGGRGMTCSPAIAERTANELGW; this is translated from the coding sequence GTGAGAGTCATCGTCGTTGGAGCCGGCGTGGTGGGAACCATGCACGCCTGGCACGCAGTGGAACGCGGCCACGAGGTCGTACAGATCGAGCGCGAGAGCGAGGCGCGCGGGGCATCGCTCCGCAACTTCGGGCAGATATGGGTCAGTGGCCGGGCGGGCGGCGAGGAGTTGGACACGGCCCTGCGGGCCCGTGAGCTGTGGGAGGGCATCGGGGAGCGCGTGCCGGGGCTGGGCTTCCGGGCCTGCGGCTCGCTCACCCCGGTACGGAACGACCTCGAACTGGCCGTCGCCGAGGCCGCGTTGGCCCGCGAGGACGCGGCGGCCCGTGGCTACAAGCTGCTCACCGCCGACGAGGCGCGCGCCCTCAACCCCGCCCTGCGCGGCGACTTCGTCGCCGCACTGTGGTGCGAGCGGGATGCCGCGGTGGAACCCCGTACCGCCCAACTCGCCCTCAAGGACGAGCTGTTGAGGTCCGGGCGGTACACCTTCCTCGGGGGGCGTGAAGTCCGCGAGGTCATCGGGCAGAACGCGGTGCGCGACGACCACGGTGACGTGCACACCGGCGACGCCGTCGTCCTGTGCACGGGAGCGTGGCTCGGCGGCCTCGTCCGCGAGCTGGTGCCCGACCTGCCCGTACGCCGCGTACGTCTGCAGATGATGCAGACCGAGCCGCTCGGCGAGCCGCTCACCACGTCCGTCGCGGACGCCGACAGCTTCCGCTACTACCCGGCGTACGCGGGCGAGGCGCTCGACGCGCTCAACGCGGGCCAGGCGCAGGACCCGACGGCCGCCGCGCACAAGATGCAGCTGCTGATGGTCCAGCGCGCGGACGGCGGGCTGACCATCGGCGACACGCACGAGTACGAGCACCCCTTCGCCTTCGACGTCACCGAGGAGCCGTACGAGCACCTCACCCGCGTCGTCGAGTCCTTCCTCGGCCGCCCGCTGCCGAAGATCAGGCACCGCTGGGCCGGGGTGTACGCGCAGTGCACCGACACCTCCCGGGTGGTCCACCGCCAGCAGGTGCGCGACGGGGTGTGGCTGGTCACCGGGCCGGGCGGGCGCGGCATGACCTGCTCGCCCGCGATCGCCGAGCGCACGGCCAACGAGCTGGGCTGGTAA
- a CDS encoding YidC/Oxa1 family membrane protein insertase: MSVPDVFDVFAGLVERLADLVQPLFHGSAAAAAIVLFTMLVRLAVHPLSRQAAKGQQARAKLQPQLAELRKKHRKDPERLRKAVAELHAAEKVSPFSGCLPSLFQLPAFFLLYQLFSDSGFGGGHTTLLDHTLLSAPLRGRWADALGHGGLIGGQGLVYLGLFVFVAGVATFNYGRTKRQLATQPLVPADQQEGVPGLGAMTKFMPLMSFGTLITVAVVPLAAALYVVTSTTWSALERAYLYREAAQAPVATAAVGVPPAP; encoded by the coding sequence ATGTCCGTACCCGATGTATTCGACGTATTCGCCGGCCTGGTCGAGCGCCTCGCCGACCTGGTCCAGCCGCTCTTCCACGGCTCCGCGGCCGCCGCCGCGATCGTGCTGTTCACGATGCTCGTACGGCTCGCCGTGCACCCCCTTTCCCGGCAGGCGGCCAAGGGCCAGCAGGCCCGCGCCAAGCTCCAGCCGCAGCTGGCCGAGCTGCGCAAGAAGCACCGCAAGGACCCCGAGCGGCTGCGCAAGGCGGTCGCCGAGCTGCACGCCGCGGAGAAGGTGTCGCCGTTCTCCGGGTGTCTGCCGAGCCTGTTCCAGCTGCCCGCGTTCTTCCTCCTCTACCAGCTGTTCTCGGACTCCGGCTTCGGCGGCGGACACACCACGCTGCTCGACCACACCCTGCTCTCCGCCCCGCTGCGCGGCCGCTGGGCGGACGCGCTCGGGCACGGCGGGCTCATAGGCGGGCAGGGGCTGGTCTACCTGGGCCTCTTCGTCTTCGTCGCCGGCGTCGCCACCTTCAATTACGGGCGTACGAAGCGGCAGCTCGCCACGCAGCCGCTGGTCCCGGCCGACCAGCAGGAGGGGGTGCCGGGTCTGGGCGCGATGACGAAGTTCATGCCGCTGATGTCGTTCGGCACGCTGATCACGGTCGCGGTGGTGCCGCTGGCGGCCGCGCTGTACGTGGTGACGAGCACCACGTGGTCGGCGCTGGAGCGGGCGTATCTGTACCGGGAGGCGGCTCAGGCCCCCGTGGCTACTGCCGCGGTGGGGGTCCCCCCTGCTCCTTAA
- a CDS encoding heme-degrading domain-containing protein, whose amino-acid sequence MTTPPPSSTATSTTTSTASFTVPELEAQEAELELARFTYEDAWALGTLLRELAVARRAPVTIDIHRGAQQLFRCALPGSTPDNDAWVDRKRRVTERYAAASYLVGARFRAKNTTFEASSRLDPDTYAAHGGSFPLRVTGTGVIGTVTVSGLPQVEDHALVVEGLRAFKGREG is encoded by the coding sequence GTGACGACCCCGCCCCCGTCCTCCACGGCGACCTCCACCACGACCTCCACCGCGTCTTTCACCGTGCCCGAACTGGAGGCGCAGGAGGCCGAGTTGGAGCTGGCGCGCTTCACGTACGAGGACGCGTGGGCGCTCGGCACGCTCCTGCGGGAGCTGGCGGTGGCCCGCCGCGCCCCGGTGACGATCGACATCCACCGCGGCGCCCAGCAGCTCTTCCGCTGCGCCCTGCCGGGCTCGACCCCGGACAACGACGCCTGGGTCGACCGCAAGCGCCGCGTCACCGAGCGGTACGCGGCCGCCTCGTACCTGGTCGGCGCCCGCTTCCGCGCCAAGAACACCACCTTCGAGGCCTCCTCCCGCCTCGACCCCGACACCTACGCGGCCCACGGCGGCTCGTTCCCGCTGCGGGTGACGGGCACGGGCGTCATCGGCACGGTGACGGTCTCCGGCCTGCCGCAGGTGGAGGACCATGCGCTGGTGGTGGAGGGGTTGCGGGCGTTCAAGGGGCGGGAGGGGTAG
- a CDS encoding fumarylacetoacetate hydrolase family protein codes for MKLLRVGTAGNERPALLAADGTLRDLSGLVPDIDGDLLADEFALDRIRAAADTGVLPALDAAGQRVGPPVARIGKVVCIGLNYHDHAAETGAAIPAEPVVFFKAADTVVGPNDTVLVPRRSVKTDWEVELAIVIGRTARYVADDEDPLAYVAGYAVAHDVSEREFQIERGGTWDKGKNCETFNPLGPWLVTRDEVPDPQALSLRLWVNGELKQNGSTADQIFPVAEVVRYVSQFMTLYPGDVINTGTPAGVAMGQPEPKPYLRAGDVVEVEVEGLGRQRQELKDA; via the coding sequence ATGAAGCTGCTGCGCGTAGGCACGGCGGGCAACGAGCGCCCCGCGCTGCTCGCCGCCGACGGGACCCTGCGGGACCTGTCCGGCCTCGTGCCGGACATCGACGGCGACCTGCTCGCCGACGAGTTCGCCCTGGACCGGATACGGGCCGCGGCCGACACCGGTGTGCTGCCCGCGCTCGACGCGGCCGGGCAGCGCGTCGGCCCGCCGGTCGCCCGGATCGGCAAGGTCGTGTGCATCGGGCTGAACTACCACGACCACGCCGCCGAGACCGGGGCGGCGATCCCGGCCGAGCCCGTCGTCTTCTTCAAGGCGGCGGACACGGTCGTCGGCCCGAACGACACGGTCCTGGTGCCCCGCAGGTCGGTGAAGACCGACTGGGAGGTCGAGCTCGCGATCGTCATCGGGCGCACGGCCCGCTATGTGGCCGACGACGAGGACCCGCTGGCGTACGTCGCGGGGTACGCGGTGGCGCACGACGTGTCCGAGCGCGAGTTCCAGATCGAGCGCGGCGGCACCTGGGACAAGGGCAAGAACTGCGAGACGTTCAACCCGCTGGGCCCCTGGCTGGTCACCCGTGACGAGGTCCCGGACCCGCAGGCGCTGTCGCTGCGGCTGTGGGTGAACGGCGAGCTCAAGCAGAACGGCTCCACGGCCGACCAGATCTTCCCGGTCGCGGAGGTCGTCCGCTACGTGAGCCAGTTCATGACGCTCTACCCCGGCGACGTCATCAACACCGGCACCCCGGCGGGCGTCGCGATGGGACAGCCGGAGCCGAAGCCGTATCTGCGGGCGGGGGACGTGGTGGAGGTGGAGGTCGAGGGGCTGGGCCGGCAGCGGCAGGAGCTCAAGGACGCGTAG
- a CDS encoding phosphonatase-like hydrolase, whose amino-acid sequence MSNSNSNANTTYNLVVLDMAGTTVADGGLVEQAFAAAARSLGEDPATMVDYVRATMGESKISVFRHLFGDESRARRANTAFEEAYGELVAGGRVSALPGAREAIERLRSEGRTVVLTTGFARVTQDAILGALGWRDLVGLTLCPADAGGRGRPYPDMVLAAFLRTGAVDSVRRIALAGDTSYDMLSGVRAGAGVVAGVLTGAHGKDALYEAGATHVLGSVAELPDVLARAEAS is encoded by the coding sequence ATGAGCAACAGCAACAGCAACGCCAACACCACGTACAACCTGGTCGTGCTGGACATGGCGGGCACCACCGTCGCCGACGGCGGACTCGTCGAGCAGGCCTTCGCCGCCGCCGCGCGCAGCCTCGGCGAGGACCCCGCGACGATGGTCGACTACGTCCGCGCCACCATGGGCGAGTCCAAAATCTCCGTCTTCCGGCACCTGTTCGGCGACGAGAGCCGGGCGCGCCGGGCCAACACCGCCTTCGAGGAGGCGTACGGGGAACTCGTCGCGGGCGGCCGCGTCAGCGCGCTGCCCGGCGCCCGCGAAGCCATCGAGCGGCTGCGCTCCGAAGGCCGCACGGTCGTCCTGACCACCGGTTTCGCCCGCGTCACCCAGGACGCCATCCTCGGCGCGCTCGGCTGGCGCGACCTGGTCGGGCTCACCCTGTGCCCGGCCGACGCGGGCGGCCGGGGGCGCCCGTACCCGGACATGGTGCTCGCCGCGTTCCTGCGGACGGGGGCGGTGGACTCGGTGCGGCGGATCGCCCTGGCCGGGGACACCTCGTACGACATGCTCAGCGGGGTCCGGGCCGGGGCGGGGGTCGTCGCGGGGGTGCTGACCGGCGCCCACGGCAAGGACGCGCTGTACGAGGCGGGGGCCACCCATGTCCTCGGCTCGGTGGCGGAGCTGCCGGACGTGCTGGCGCGGGCGGAAGCGTCGTGA
- a CDS encoding ABC transporter ATP-binding protein, which translates to MTGGIRFDGVSVAYGGNTVLDSLDLTVEPGEVMALLGPSGSGKTTALRAVAGFVRPASGRVFIGGRDVTALPPHRRGIGMVVQQYALFPHMRVADNVAFGLKAQKLVAKGEIAGRVAQALEMTGMAAYARRYPRELSGGQQQRVAIARALAIRPGVLLLDEPLSALDAQLRSGMLTELARLHRELPDVSILYVTHDQVEALTLADRIAVMDRARLRDCGTPQDLYRRPRTEFTASFVGNANLLPVQVGSGYVSFGGTALTVATDAVAVGAAATLCVRPHLVGLGDGPNALRGRIAEVQWRGSTHRLYVDVDGHRIKADLRELKATPALGDEVTLHFAAEDAVLLGAGVGDG; encoded by the coding sequence GTGACCGGCGGCATCCGCTTCGACGGGGTGAGCGTCGCGTACGGCGGGAACACCGTCCTCGACTCGCTGGACCTGACCGTCGAGCCCGGCGAGGTCATGGCGCTGCTCGGGCCGTCCGGCTCCGGCAAGACCACCGCGCTGCGGGCCGTCGCCGGGTTCGTGCGGCCCGCCTCCGGGCGGGTGTTCATCGGCGGCCGGGACGTCACGGCGCTGCCGCCGCACCGGCGCGGGATCGGGATGGTCGTCCAGCAGTACGCCCTCTTCCCGCACATGCGGGTCGCCGACAACGTCGCCTTCGGGCTCAAGGCGCAGAAGCTCGTCGCCAAGGGCGAGATCGCCGGGCGGGTCGCCCAGGCGCTGGAGATGACGGGGATGGCGGCGTACGCGCGGCGCTATCCGCGCGAGCTGTCCGGCGGGCAGCAGCAACGCGTCGCGATCGCGCGGGCGCTGGCGATACGGCCGGGAGTACTGCTCCTGGACGAGCCCCTGTCGGCGCTCGACGCCCAGCTGCGCTCCGGCATGCTGACCGAACTCGCCAGGCTGCACCGCGAGTTGCCGGACGTCTCCATCCTCTACGTCACGCACGACCAGGTCGAGGCGCTGACCCTGGCGGACCGGATCGCGGTGATGGACCGGGCGCGGCTGCGGGACTGCGGCACGCCGCAGGACCTGTACCGGCGCCCGCGTACGGAGTTCACGGCGTCCTTCGTCGGCAACGCCAACCTGCTGCCCGTGCAGGTCGGTTCGGGTTACGTGTCGTTCGGCGGCACGGCGCTGACGGTGGCCACGGACGCGGTCGCGGTGGGCGCGGCGGCCACGCTGTGCGTACGCCCGCACCTCGTCGGGCTCGGGGACGGCCCGAACGCCCTGCGTGGGCGGATCGCGGAGGTCCAGTGGCGGGGCTCGACGCACCGGCTGTACGTGGATGTGGACGGCCACCGCATCAAGGCCGACCTGCGCGAGCTCAAGGCGACCCCGGCACTCGGTGACGAGGTCACGCTGCACTTCGCGGCGGAGGACGCGGTGCTGCTGGGGGCAGGGGTCGGGGATGGCTGA
- a CDS encoding ROK family transcriptional regulator, with protein MNRSNSGANLPALRSHNAALVLDLLRTAGDAGISRLELAERTGLTPQAVSKITARLRAEGTATEAGRRASTGGKPRTVLKLVPSAVHAIGLHLDRDELTAVLVDLAGTLVGVRTVPLDLGAGHDTVVGAAAEQAEALIGGRPILGVGVASPGPLDHHTGVLHRITGFPQWNGFPLRDALTARLGLPVVLDKDTNAAALGLALRGPADSFAYLHLGTGLGAGLVLGGTLLRGSRTGAGEFGHQTILLGGPACDCGARGCIEALCLSSVARGDIAAAARFLGVGAANLVGLLDIDRVLLGGRTVMGAQDGFVRGVRAVLEERARRGGDARAVPVSVAPGGPHAVAEGAARLILGPVFGHGGVGAGALGGERG; from the coding sequence GTGAACAGGAGTAACTCGGGAGCCAACCTGCCGGCCCTGCGCAGCCACAACGCCGCGCTGGTGCTCGATCTGCTGCGTACGGCCGGGGACGCCGGCATCAGCAGACTGGAGCTCGCCGAGCGGACCGGGCTCACCCCGCAGGCCGTCAGCAAGATCACCGCGCGGCTGCGGGCGGAGGGGACGGCGACCGAGGCGGGCCGCCGCGCCTCGACCGGCGGCAAGCCGCGCACGGTGCTCAAGCTGGTGCCGTCCGCCGTGCACGCCATAGGGCTGCACCTCGACCGCGACGAGCTCACCGCGGTCCTGGTCGACCTCGCGGGCACGCTCGTCGGCGTCCGTACCGTGCCGCTCGACCTCGGCGCGGGCCACGACACGGTGGTGGGGGCCGCCGCCGAGCAGGCCGAGGCGCTGATCGGGGGGCGCCCGATACTCGGCGTCGGCGTGGCCAGCCCCGGACCGCTCGACCACCACACCGGGGTGCTCCACCGGATCACCGGGTTCCCGCAGTGGAACGGCTTCCCGCTGCGCGACGCGCTCACCGCGCGCCTCGGCCTGCCGGTCGTCCTCGACAAGGACACCAACGCCGCGGCCCTGGGCCTTGCCCTGCGCGGCCCGGCGGACTCCTTCGCCTACCTCCACCTCGGTACGGGCCTGGGCGCGGGACTCGTCCTGGGCGGCACGCTGCTGCGCGGCTCGCGCACCGGCGCGGGCGAGTTCGGCCACCAGACGATCCTGCTCGGCGGCCCCGCCTGCGACTGCGGCGCACGCGGCTGCATCGAGGCGCTGTGCCTGTCGTCGGTGGCCCGCGGCGACATCGCGGCCGCCGCCCGCTTCCTGGGCGTCGGCGCCGCGAACCTCGTCGGCCTGCTTGACATCGACCGCGTACTGCTCGGCGGCCGTACGGTCATGGGCGCGCAGGACGGGTTCGTGCGGGGAGTCCGCGCGGTCCTGGAGGAGCGGGCCCGCCGGGGCGGCGACGCGCGGGCGGTCCCGGTGTCGGTGGCGCCGGGCGGGCCGCACGCGGTGGCGGAGGGGGCGGCTCGGCTGATCCTGGGGCCGGTGTTCGGGCATGGGGGCGTGGGCGCGGGCGCCTTGGGCGGCGAGCGGGGCTGA
- a CDS encoding class E sortase encodes MRIPVVVQGRSRWRAVLARAGRSVRAGRASLPARPVRARPTLRPLGRTLWAGAEAVVTLGLVLLLLVAHQLWWTNREARHEARQTVRTLEREWGRGGRVEERGSGVGSAPVGAVGPATPPGPAEKPAAPAPNPLAATDRAYAVLRLPSLGVTAPVAEGISKHGVLDKGYAGHYAGTAQPGQAGNFALAGHRNTHGEPFRYINRLRPGDRLVVETRDAVFTYVVDRTLPQTSARDSGVIAPVPRSDVRTKYGYGERGYYITLTTCTPEFTSRYRLVVWGKLASMRPR; translated from the coding sequence GTGCGGATCCCGGTGGTGGTGCAGGGGCGCTCGCGCTGGCGGGCGGTTCTGGCGCGCGCCGGGCGGTCCGTACGGGCAGGGCGTGCATCGCTACCCGCGCGCCCCGTACGTGCGCGCCCCACCCTCCGTCCCCTCGGCCGCACCCTCTGGGCCGGTGCCGAAGCCGTCGTCACCCTCGGGCTCGTCCTCCTCCTGCTCGTCGCCCATCAGCTGTGGTGGACCAACCGCGAGGCCCGGCACGAGGCCCGGCAGACCGTACGGACGTTGGAGCGGGAGTGGGGGCGGGGAGGCCGGGTGGAGGAGCGTGGCTCCGGGGTGGGGTCCGCGCCCGTGGGTGCCGTCGGGCCCGCCACCCCGCCAGGCCCCGCCGAAAAGCCCGCCGCGCCCGCCCCCAACCCCCTCGCTGCCACCGACCGCGCCTACGCCGTCCTCCGCCTCCCCTCCCTCGGCGTCACCGCCCCCGTCGCCGAGGGGATCAGCAAGCACGGGGTGCTCGACAAGGGGTACGCGGGGCACTACGCCGGGACCGCGCAGCCCGGGCAGGCCGGGAACTTCGCGCTCGCCGGGCACCGCAACACCCATGGCGAGCCCTTCCGTTACATCAACCGGCTCCGGCCCGGGGACCGCCTCGTCGTCGAGACGCGGGACGCCGTTTTCACCTACGTGGTGGACAGGACGCTTCCCCAGACCTCCGCCCGGGACAGCGGGGTGATCGCGCCCGTGCCGCGCAGTGATGTCCGTACGAAGTACGGATACGGCGAGCGCGGCTACTACATCACCCTCACCACCTGCACCCCCGAGTTCACCTCCCGGTACCGGCTCGTCGTGTGGGGGAAGCTCGCCTCGATGCGGCCGCGTTAG
- a CDS encoding DUF6412 domain-containing protein, translating to MTGSRTTSPWSSFRLPSRLSGRLSGRLSFGLLLFLLAELLLVNGGTLSGAVALAATAAAGSALAVCALLASRAVPKVPRTRIRTAIRDRERRTAFLPQRDPDASGRPRPRAPGRLAMTVA from the coding sequence ATGACCGGCAGCCGCACGACGTCGCCGTGGTCGTCCTTCCGCCTGCCCTCCCGCCTCTCCGGACGCCTTTCCGGACGCCTCTCCTTCGGGCTGCTCCTCTTCCTCCTCGCCGAGCTGCTGCTCGTCAACGGCGGCACGCTCTCCGGCGCCGTCGCCCTGGCCGCCACCGCCGCGGCCGGCTCCGCCCTCGCCGTCTGCGCGCTGCTCGCCTCCCGCGCGGTGCCCAAGGTGCCGCGTACGCGCATACGCACCGCGATACGGGACCGCGAGCGGCGCACCGCCTTCCTGCCGCAGCGCGATCCCGACGCCTCCGGGCGGCCCAGGCCCCGAGCCCCCGGCCGCCTCGCCATGACGGTCGCGTAG